In Methyloprofundus sedimenti, the genomic window ACAAGTTTGGACTAAGCCAGGTGGGTGCTGGCAAAAAGGTGCAGGTGGAGTTCGTTTCAGCCAACCCAACGGGGCCATTACATGTTGGCCATGGACGAGGCGCAGCTTATGGTTCTGCAGTTGCTGATTTACTAGCCGCAGTTGGCTTTGAGGTTGAGCGTGAATACTATGTAAATGATGCTGGCCGGCAAATGGATATTTTAGCCGCAAGCGTCTGGTTACGTTACCTGGAAGAATGTGGCGAAGTATTTACCTTCCCTAGCAATGGCTACCGTGGTGATTATATACGTGAGATTGCGGCAAATATACACCGCGACTCCAATAATGAATATCGACATCCGGTTACACTTGTTTTTGAAGATATTCCTGCTGATGAACCTCAAGGCGGCAATAAAGACACACATATTGATGCCTTGATTGCACGCGCAAAAACCTTACTGGGTGACAAGCAATATCGCGATATTTTCCAGGCGGGTTTAAATGAAATATTAAGCGATATTCGCCAGGATTTAAGTGAATTTGGTGTTGATTACCAGCAGTGGTTTTCAGAAAGACAGCTAATGGATGATGGCTCTATTGAAGAAGCACTAAAACGCCTCGGCGAGGCAGGATATTTATACAAAAATGAAGGCGCTACCTGGTTTGCTTCCAGCCGTCTAGGTGATGAAAAAGATAGAGTAGTAGTGCGTGAAAATGGACAAAGCACTTATTTCGCTTCGGATATCGCTTATCATATGCATAAACTGGATCGTGGATTTGAACAAATAATCAATATCTGGGGCGCAGATCATCATGGCTATATTCCCCGCGTTAAAGCAGCCATGCAGGCACTTGGAGCAGATACCCAAAAACTTAAGGTGTTATTGGTACAGTTTGCGGTGTTATACCGTGGCGGAGAGCAAGTACAAATGTCTACCCGCTCAGGATCGTTTGTCACACTGCGCCAGTTGCGAAATGAAGTAGGACAGGATGCGGCGCGTTTTTTCTATGTGATGCGCAAGTCTGAGCAACATATGGATTTTGATTTAAAATTAGCCACCTCTAAAACCAATGAAAATCCAGTGTTTTATGTGCAATATGCGCATGCACGCGTGTGTAGTGTGCTCAAGCAGTTAGAAGAGAAAGGCTTGCAACGTGATATTCAGCTCGGTGAAGACAACCTGGATAAGCTGACAGAAGAGCAAGAAATAGCTTTAGTCAGCAGTTTGACACGCTATCCTGAAGTATTAGAACGCGCTGCAGTGCAACATGAGCCGCATTTATTAATTAACTATTTACGTGAATTAGCAGCTGAATTTCATACTTATTATAATGCTCATCAGTTTATTGTTGATGATGTCGCGTTACGAAATGCACGGCTGAATTTAATTTATTCTGTAAAACAGGTTTTGGCTAATGGCTTAAACCTGCTTAGAATCAATACTCCGGAATCTATGTAATGGCACGAGACTATAAGTACCGGGCAAATAAAGCCGATCAACCTCCTAAAAGGCAACCCACCAAGGCTAATAAG contains:
- the argS gene encoding arginine--tRNA ligase, with product MKQKLESLLLQAVETLKTDGTLERELNPQINLERARDQQHGDFATNLAMMLAKQAKMNPRQLAEKIIAVLAADEAVTKIEIAGPGFINFFINPKAQYQIINTIHQQGHKFGLSQVGAGKKVQVEFVSANPTGPLHVGHGRGAAYGSAVADLLAAVGFEVEREYYVNDAGRQMDILAASVWLRYLEECGEVFTFPSNGYRGDYIREIAANIHRDSNNEYRHPVTLVFEDIPADEPQGGNKDTHIDALIARAKTLLGDKQYRDIFQAGLNEILSDIRQDLSEFGVDYQQWFSERQLMDDGSIEEALKRLGEAGYLYKNEGATWFASSRLGDEKDRVVVRENGQSTYFASDIAYHMHKLDRGFEQIINIWGADHHGYIPRVKAAMQALGADTQKLKVLLVQFAVLYRGGEQVQMSTRSGSFVTLRQLRNEVGQDAARFFYVMRKSEQHMDFDLKLATSKTNENPVFYVQYAHARVCSVLKQLEEKGLQRDIQLGEDNLDKLTEEQEIALVSSLTRYPEVLERAAVQHEPHLLINYLRELAAEFHTYYNAHQFIVDDVALRNARLNLIYSVKQVLANGLNLLRINTPESM